A genomic region of Bernardetia sp. ABR2-2B contains the following coding sequences:
- a CDS encoding methyltransferase domain-containing protein, producing the protein MATKWLPKSVKEFILKKTLKGNYVFCPCCQNNLVTFFPYGTVARSNAYCPICSSLERHRLTWLFLEQENLLQSKNSKEGKLKVLHVAPEPALFRRLIELDKKNIIDYTPCDKFEEGYQYPKITKNYDLTALPEKDNSFDLVLCSHVLEHIPDDTKALEEIYRVLKPNGKAILLVPLDQKLEKTYEDWSLTSPEERLKAFGQTDHVRMYGTDFDAKIKNVGFEVEQFSSKNFNSEQQFKYGLLDEDILFCATK; encoded by the coding sequence ATGGCAACTAAATGGCTTCCCAAATCAGTAAAAGAATTTATTTTAAAAAAGACCCTCAAAGGAAATTATGTTTTTTGTCCTTGTTGTCAGAATAATTTAGTTACGTTTTTTCCTTACGGAACTGTCGCTCGTTCGAATGCCTATTGCCCGATTTGTAGCTCTTTGGAAAGGCATCGTTTGACATGGCTTTTTTTAGAACAAGAAAATTTATTGCAAAGTAAAAATAGTAAAGAAGGAAAGTTAAAGGTTTTGCATGTTGCTCCCGAACCTGCCCTTTTTCGTCGTTTGATAGAATTAGATAAAAAAAATATAATCGATTATACACCGTGTGATAAATTTGAAGAGGGTTATCAATATCCAAAAATCACTAAAAATTATGATTTGACAGCCTTGCCAGAAAAAGATAATTCATTTGATTTAGTGCTTTGCTCACACGTTTTGGAACATATTCCAGATGATACAAAAGCCTTAGAAGAAATTTATAGAGTTTTGAAACCAAATGGAAAAGCTATTTTGTTAGTTCCTCTTGACCAAAAATTAGAAAAAACGTATGAAGACTGGTCGCTTACTTCTCCAGAAGAACGCCTAAAAGCCTTCGGACAAACTGACCATGTGCGTATGTACGGAACTGATTTTGATGCTAAAATAAAAAATGTAGGGTTTGAAGTAGAGCAATTTAGCTCAAAAAATTTCAATTCGGAGCAGCAGTTTAAATATGGATTATTAGATGAAGATATTTTATTTTGTGCAACTAAATAA
- a CDS encoding glycosyltransferase family 4 protein — MKLLFLSHYGELLGANRSLLSLLKGLKNHTSKNIKSFVVVAGEGEFTEELKKNDIEFEIIPFLLNMQVISPKEKGFKKIFRSLFFKYSAVQSKVKNEKAILKILKWVEQKNIDVVHSNASVFDVGQFLANALRVPHIQHFREFGDKDYFLVPYTSWQNIRQEWQKLDAKIVISKAIQNHHFPTQESRKDKKGKLNTFLIYNGIFEKSVFEELKKRFEQEQNNPQTETNKPFIFTILGLLHPAKGQAEAIKAFAEIQKKYPNTVLQLIGKSNFKGYQEELESLVKEYSLEEKVIFEGYISNPITKLLESDVLLMCSTAEGMGRVTIEGMACGCVLIGKNSGATGELIEHKQTGFLYNSDYKNLAKQMAFVLENQELCNEIRQNAFEFVKENFSTESYVSKVIEAYHTVADSLQLSEKK; from the coding sequence ATGAAACTACTTTTTCTTTCGCATTATGGAGAACTACTTGGCGCAAATCGTTCCTTGCTTAGTTTATTAAAAGGCTTAAAAAATCATACTTCTAAAAACATAAAATCTTTTGTTGTTGTGGCTGGGGAAGGAGAGTTTACAGAAGAGTTAAAAAAAAATGACATTGAATTTGAGATTATTCCTTTTTTACTCAATATGCAAGTTATTTCTCCTAAAGAAAAAGGGTTTAAAAAAATATTTCGCTCCCTGTTTTTTAAATATTCTGCTGTTCAATCAAAAGTAAAAAATGAAAAAGCTATTTTGAAAATTTTGAAATGGGTAGAGCAAAAAAATATTGATGTTGTTCATTCGAATGCCTCTGTTTTTGATGTTGGGCAGTTTCTAGCAAATGCTTTACGTGTGCCACATATTCAGCATTTTAGAGAGTTTGGAGATAAGGATTATTTTCTTGTTCCTTATACGTCGTGGCAAAATATTCGTCAAGAATGGCAAAAATTAGATGCTAAAATAGTGATTTCAAAAGCTATTCAGAACCATCACTTTCCAACTCAAGAAAGTAGGAAAGATAAAAAAGGAAAACTAAATACATTTTTGATTTATAATGGAATTTTTGAAAAATCAGTTTTTGAAGAATTAAAAAAGCGATTTGAACAGGAACAAAATAATCCTCAAACAGAAACAAATAAACCTTTTATATTTACCATCTTAGGACTTCTTCACCCAGCAAAAGGACAAGCAGAAGCCATAAAAGCATTTGCAGAAATACAGAAAAAATATCCAAATACGGTTTTGCAGCTTATCGGAAAATCAAATTTTAAAGGTTATCAAGAAGAGTTAGAAAGTTTGGTAAAAGAATATTCTTTAGAAGAAAAAGTAATTTTTGAAGGTTACATTTCAAATCCTATTACAAAACTTTTGGAAAGTGATGTTCTTTTGATGTGTTCGACAGCCGAAGGAATGGGAAGAGTAACAATTGAAGGAATGGCGTGTGGTTGTGTTTTGATAGGAAAAAATAGTGGTGCAACAGGCGAACTTATTGAACACAAACAAACAGGCTTTTTATATAATTCTGACTATAAAAACTTAGCAAAACAAATGGCTTTTGTTTTAGAAAATCAAGAGCTTTGTAATGAAATAAGGCAAAATGCGTTTGAGTTTGTGAAAGAAAATTTTAGTACAGAAAGTTATGTTTCGAAAGTAATAGAAGCCTATCATACCGTAGCTGACAGTTTGCAACTGTCAGAAAAAAAGTAG